In a single window of the Scophthalmus maximus strain ysfricsl-2021 chromosome 18, ASM2237912v1, whole genome shotgun sequence genome:
- the LOC118290071 gene encoding cytosolic 5'-nucleotidase 1A: MSDMRPDSGSDDSGEEKDWAAAKAFFDNLKTNKPRPPKPRFAVTIAVSSRTLFDMVAERKIYEEEGLEKYVAHQVEHESEPLAPGAAFPFVKALMNVNSRLRELYPDSEELFDIVLMTNNHAQVGVRLINSINHYDLTIERFCMTGGKSPIGYLKAYMTNLYLSKDSEKVIEAIDQGIAAATMFTADKQTQLIDTQLRVAFDGDAVLFSDESEIIVKKHGLDTFFEHEQEFENKPLAQGPLKCFLEALGKLQRKFYAKNERVNCPIRTYLVTARSAASSGARVLKTLRTWGLEIDEALFLAGAPKGPLLQKIRPHIYFDDQMFHIEGAKEMGTVSAHVPYGIGQKYHKGTLINQPAKKE; encoded by the exons ATGAGTGACATGAGGCCCGACAGCGGCTCCGACGACAGCGGCGAGGAGAAGGACTGGGCCGCGGCCAAGGCTTTCTTCGACAACCTCAAGACGAACAAACCGAGACCG CCCAAACCCCGGTTCGCGGTCACCATCGCCGTCTCCTCGCGTACCCTCTTCGACATGGTGGCCGAGAGGAAGATCTacgaggaggaggggctggagAAGTACGTGGCGCACCAGGTGGAGCACGAGAGCGAGCCGCTGGCACCGGGCGCCGCGTTCCCCTTCGTCAAG GCGCTGATGAACGTCAACTCTCGGCTGAGGGAGCTCTACCCAGACAGCGAGGAGCTGTTTGACATCGTCTTGATGACCAACAACCACGCCCAAGTCGGAGTGCGCCTCATAAACAGCATCAATCACTACG ATTTGACCATCGAGCGATTCTGCATGACCGGAGGGAAGAGTCCCATCGGGTACCTGAAGGCCTACATGACGAACCTTTACCTCTCCAAGGACTCGGAGAAAGTCATAGAGGCCATAGACCAAG gAATCGCCGCAGCCACAATGTTCACGGCGGACAAGCAGACTCAGCTGATCGACACGCAGCTGAGGGTGGCGTTTGACGGTGACGCCGTCCTCTTCTCGGACGAGTCGGAGATCATCGTGAAGAAACACGGCCTGGACACGTTCTTTGAGCACGAGCAGGAATTTGAGAACAAACCTCTTGCGCAG GGTCCTTTAAAGTGTTTCCTGGAGGCTCTGGGCAAACTCCAGAGAAAATTCTACGCCAAGAACGAGCGCGTAAACTGCCCGATCCGGACCTACCTGGTCACGGCCCGCAGCGCCGCCAGCTCGGGGGCCCGCGTGCTGAAGACCCTGCGCACCTGGGGCCTGGAGATCGACGAGGCCCTCTTCCTGGCGGGGGCTCCCAAGGGGCCCCTGCTGCAGAAGATCCGGCCGCACATCTACTTTGACGACCAGATGTTCCACATCGAGGGCGCCAAGGAAATGGGCACCGTCTCCGCACACGTGCCCTACGGGATTGGACAGAAGTACCACAAGGGGACGCTCATCAATCAGCCCGCGAAGAAGGAATAA
- the LOC118290070 gene encoding synaptotagmin-14 isoform X1, translating to MAIDGGGRNCGVHELICARRVSPELLGVLSSIAAFMALMALFFLYLSDKLSAGSPDDLSHLSGYNSSQPEGVLSDSEDDRGLEAAAQQSSTSAWSGDRKQSTGQGADGSEASGEQADSIQRVKEDSSPRELQPPPYQDETGPAACVSPRPRSERGGRGPPSPQHCDSPRGSSGASVDQDTESYLNKACEEDIPSDSTAVLGPEDGAAGLRFPSAYEPEPLAKYGTLDVAFEYDSGEQWLAVTVTAATDIPALKQTGNIAWQVHLVLLPTKKQRAKTGVQRGPCPVFTETFKFSRVEQEALGDYAVRFRLYSVRRMKKEKVLGEKVFYLTKLNLQGKIALPVTLEPGSELTGCGSVVSVSRSAGALSRRSTEDSSLPEILLGLVYNAATGRLSAEVIQGSHFKTTASDKPVNGLFCCIKHFVGGQLYIMRDTYVKLTMLDSKGKEMSKCKTAVCRGQPSPTYKETFVFQVALFQLSEVSLVLSVFCRRSSMKPRERLGWVSLGLNSTGEEQQTHWAEMKDAEGQQVCHWHTLSDT from the exons ATGGCGATAGACG gAGGGGGCAGGAACTGTGGTGTCCATGAGCTCATCTGCGCCAGACGAG tctctccTGAGCTTCTGGGTGTCCTGTCTTCCATTGCAGCCTTCATGGCGTTGAtggctctgttttttctttacctcaGCGACAAGCTGTCAGCGGGGAGTCCTGACGACCTGTCACATCTCAGTGGCTACAACAGCAGCCAGCCAG AGGGAGTTTTATCGGACAGCGAGGACGACAGAGGCCTGGAGGCCGCGGCCCAGCAGAGCTCCACCTCCGCGTGGAGCGGCGACCGCAAACAGTCGACCGGGCAGGGAGCAGACGGCAGCGAGGCCTCCGGCGAGCAGG CCGACAGCATCCAGAGGGTGAAGGAGGACTCCTCCCCGCGGGAGCTGCAGCCCCCGCCGTACCAGGACGAGACGGGCCCGGCGGCCTGCGTGTCCCCCCGGCCCCGGTCGGAGCGAGGGGGCCGGGGGCCGCCGTCCCCGCAGCACTGCGACAGCCCGCGCGGCTCCAGTGGGGCCAGCGTGGACCAGGACACCGAGAGCTACCTCAACAAGGCCTGCGAGGAGGACATACCCAGCGACAGCACCGCCGTCCTGGGGCCGGAG GACGGCGCCGCCGGTCTTCGCTTCCCCAGCGCCTACGAGCCGGAGCCCCTCGCCAAATACGGAACGCTGGACGTGGCCTTCGAGTACGACTCCGGCGAGCAGTGGCTGGCCGTGACGGTGACGGCGGCGACGGACATCCCGGCGCTCAAGCAGACGGGCAACATCGCGTGGCAGGTCCACCTGGTCCTGCTGCCCACCAAGAAGCAGCGGGCCAAGACCGGCGTGCAGAGGGGCCCGTGTCCCGTCTTCACGGAGACGTTCAAGTTCTCCCGGGTGGAGCAGGAGGCCCTGGGCGACTACGCCGTCCGCTTCCGCCTGTACAGCGTCAGGCgcatgaagaaggagaaggtgcTGGGGGAGAAGGTGTTCTACCTGACCAAGCTCAACCTCCAGGGCAAGATCGCCCTCCCCGTCACCCTGGAGCCCGGCTCCGAACTCACG GGCTGCGGCTCGGTGGTGAGCGTGTCCCGCAGCGCCGGCGCTCTGTCCCGCCGCTCCACCGAGGACTCGTCCCTGCCCGAGATCCTCCTGGGCCTCGTCTACAACGCTGCCACGGGGCGGCTGTCCGCCGAGGTCATCCAGGGCAGCCACTTCAAGACCACGGCGTCCGACAAGCCCGTCA ATGGTCTCTTTTGTTGTATAAAGCACTTCGTAGGAGGGCAGCTTTATATCATGAGAG ACACCTACGTGAAGCTGACCATGCTGGACTCCAAGGGGAAGGAGATGTCCAAGTGCAAGACGGCCGTGTGCCGCGGCCAGCCCAGCCCCACCTACAAGGAGACCTTCGTGTTCCAGGTGGCGCTCTTCCAGCTGTCCGAGGTGTCGCTGGTGCTGTCGGTGTTCTGCCGCCGCAGCAGCATGAAGCCCCGCGAGCGGCTGGGCTGGGTGTCACTGGGCCTCAACAGCACCGGCGAGGAGCAGCAGACCCACTGGGCGGAGATGAAGGACGCCGAGGGCCAGCAGGTCTGCCACTGGCACACGCTCAGCGACACATAG
- the LOC118290070 gene encoding synaptotagmin-14 isoform X2 gives MAIDGGGRNCGVHELICARRVSPELLGVLSSIAAFMALMALFFLYLSDKLSAGSPDDLSHLSGYNSSQPEGVLSDSEDDRGLEAAAQQSSTSAWSGDRKQSTGQGADGSEASGEQADSIQRVKEDSSPRELQPPPYQDETGPAACVSPRPRSERGGRGPPSPQHCDSPRGSSGASVDQDTESYLNKACEEDIPSDSTAVLGPEDGAAGLRFPSAYEPEPLAKYGTLDVAFEYDSGEQWLAVTVTAATDIPALKQTGNIAWQVHLVLLPTKKQRAKTGVQRGPCPVFTETFKFSRVEQEALGDYAVRFRLYSVRRMKKEKVLGEKVFYLTKLNLQGKIALPVTLEPGSELTGCGSVVSVSRSAGALSRRSTEDSSLPEILLGLVYNAATGRLSAEVIQGSHFKTTASDKPVNTYVKLTMLDSKGKEMSKCKTAVCRGQPSPTYKETFVFQVALFQLSEVSLVLSVFCRRSSMKPRERLGWVSLGLNSTGEEQQTHWAEMKDAEGQQVCHWHTLSDT, from the exons ATGGCGATAGACG gAGGGGGCAGGAACTGTGGTGTCCATGAGCTCATCTGCGCCAGACGAG tctctccTGAGCTTCTGGGTGTCCTGTCTTCCATTGCAGCCTTCATGGCGTTGAtggctctgttttttctttacctcaGCGACAAGCTGTCAGCGGGGAGTCCTGACGACCTGTCACATCTCAGTGGCTACAACAGCAGCCAGCCAG AGGGAGTTTTATCGGACAGCGAGGACGACAGAGGCCTGGAGGCCGCGGCCCAGCAGAGCTCCACCTCCGCGTGGAGCGGCGACCGCAAACAGTCGACCGGGCAGGGAGCAGACGGCAGCGAGGCCTCCGGCGAGCAGG CCGACAGCATCCAGAGGGTGAAGGAGGACTCCTCCCCGCGGGAGCTGCAGCCCCCGCCGTACCAGGACGAGACGGGCCCGGCGGCCTGCGTGTCCCCCCGGCCCCGGTCGGAGCGAGGGGGCCGGGGGCCGCCGTCCCCGCAGCACTGCGACAGCCCGCGCGGCTCCAGTGGGGCCAGCGTGGACCAGGACACCGAGAGCTACCTCAACAAGGCCTGCGAGGAGGACATACCCAGCGACAGCACCGCCGTCCTGGGGCCGGAG GACGGCGCCGCCGGTCTTCGCTTCCCCAGCGCCTACGAGCCGGAGCCCCTCGCCAAATACGGAACGCTGGACGTGGCCTTCGAGTACGACTCCGGCGAGCAGTGGCTGGCCGTGACGGTGACGGCGGCGACGGACATCCCGGCGCTCAAGCAGACGGGCAACATCGCGTGGCAGGTCCACCTGGTCCTGCTGCCCACCAAGAAGCAGCGGGCCAAGACCGGCGTGCAGAGGGGCCCGTGTCCCGTCTTCACGGAGACGTTCAAGTTCTCCCGGGTGGAGCAGGAGGCCCTGGGCGACTACGCCGTCCGCTTCCGCCTGTACAGCGTCAGGCgcatgaagaaggagaaggtgcTGGGGGAGAAGGTGTTCTACCTGACCAAGCTCAACCTCCAGGGCAAGATCGCCCTCCCCGTCACCCTGGAGCCCGGCTCCGAACTCACG GGCTGCGGCTCGGTGGTGAGCGTGTCCCGCAGCGCCGGCGCTCTGTCCCGCCGCTCCACCGAGGACTCGTCCCTGCCCGAGATCCTCCTGGGCCTCGTCTACAACGCTGCCACGGGGCGGCTGTCCGCCGAGGTCATCCAGGGCAGCCACTTCAAGACCACGGCGTCCGACAAGCCCGTCA ACACCTACGTGAAGCTGACCATGCTGGACTCCAAGGGGAAGGAGATGTCCAAGTGCAAGACGGCCGTGTGCCGCGGCCAGCCCAGCCCCACCTACAAGGAGACCTTCGTGTTCCAGGTGGCGCTCTTCCAGCTGTCCGAGGTGTCGCTGGTGCTGTCGGTGTTCTGCCGCCGCAGCAGCATGAAGCCCCGCGAGCGGCTGGGCTGGGTGTCACTGGGCCTCAACAGCACCGGCGAGGAGCAGCAGACCCACTGGGCGGAGATGAAGGACGCCGAGGGCCAGCAGGTCTGCCACTGGCACACGCTCAGCGACACATAG
- the LOC124849583 gene encoding cilia- and flagella-associated protein 251-like codes for MAFFKSFQQNLPSVNISSILDSVTSRVDDLANAVSDVTYAVSDQLTEQVTTAIKKVQEEEDGGEDGGQDGMWQMSRDAEAGSGASKSRPAGDAAEAEQAPGQLEWEWRDGCWRVKRTEAELAEEERKKREEQELQEKREQRRRERREKQLQKEAKCQREKEGVQEEEADERTDGGGGGRGRKASDGGERSAAQQGSGDCDGAPASPETESASSQQERPKDDGEEEEEEEKEAEAEVQVQDSAEREGGDEEEAEPPAPPSAGKKKKCDRKKGKGAKEDSKKSAKKASDVEKKKKEEKGKKSRKKKKGSQGQKVCRVSLATTLHHFFFPLSAFENEMAKLRVFCESFSICISALSCSFAFLKHTLCCFARRM; via the coding sequence ATGGCCTTCTTCAAGAGCTTCCAGCAGAACCTGCCGTCTGTCAACATCTCCTCCATCCTGGACTCGGTCACCAGCCGCGTGGACGACTTGGCCAACGCCGTCAGCGACGTCACGTACGCCGTCAGCGACCAGCTGACCGAGCAGGTCACCACCGCCATCAAgaaggtgcaggaggaggaggacggcggcGAGGACGGCGGGCAGGACGGCATGTGGCAGATGTCCAGGGACGCGGAGGCGGGCAGCGGCGCCTCCAAAAGCAGGCCGGCCGGCGACGCGGCCGAGGCGGAGCAGGCGCCCGGCCAGCTGGAGTGGGAGTGGAGGGACGGGTGCTGGCGGGTTAAAAGGACGGAGGCTGAgttggcagaggaagagaggaagaagagagaggagcaggagctacaggaaaagagggagcagaggaggagagagaggcgggagaagcagctgcagaagGAAGCCAAGTGTcagcgagagaaagagggagttCAAGAGGAGGAAGCCGACGAGAGAacagacggcggcggcggcggacgagGCCGAAAGGCGAGCGACGGTGGAGAGCGATCGGCGGCTCAGCAGGGAAGCGGTGACTGTGATGGAGCTCCTGCCTCCCCTGAAACTGAGAGCGCGTCATCCCAACAGGAGAGGCCGAAAGATgatggggaagaggaggaggaggaggagaaggaggcggaggcggaggtgcaggtgcaggacagcgcggagagagagggaggcgacGAGGAAGAGGCCGAGCCTCCCGCTCCTCCGTCGgcggggaaaaagaagaagtgcgACAGGAAGAAGGGAAAAGGCGCAAAGGAGGATTCGAAGAAATCGGCGAAAAAAGCCTCGGacgtggagaagaagaagaaggaggagaaaggcaagaagagcaggaagaaaaagaaaggcagcCAAGGTCAGAAGGTGTGCCGCGTCTCCCTCGCCACCACTCTTCatcacttcttcttccccctctctgcgtttgaaaatgaaatggcaaaGCTCCGCGTGTTCTGTGAAAGTTTCAGCATCTGTATCTCCGCTCTTTCCTGCTCCTTTGCTTTTCTCAAGcacacattgtgttgttttgccaGACGAATGTAA
- the extl3 gene encoding exostosin-like 3: MQRNGGGVGAGGQPWVLRRVRLTWLSFMLFFILVFFPLIAHYYLTTIDEAGGPEKRIFGPRPGGELCEAKHVQDLCRIRESVSEELLQLEAKRQELNGEIARLNLRIEACKRSIDSAKQDLLQLKNVISQTEHSYKELMAQNQPKLSLPVRLLPDKEDPGLPPPKSTRSCRLRSCFNYGRCPLTSGFPVYVYDSGSYPWGDYLDPLVKQAFAASVKSNIYVTDNPSIACLYLVLVGELQELSSPQPSPAELEKQLKALPYWRSDGHNHVLVHLSRKSMTQNFLYNVSAGRAAVAQSTFLEQQYREGFDLVVSPLVHALSEPNFLEVPPQVPVKRKYLFTFQGERVESLRSSLQEAPPQSFEEEMEGDPPADYDDRIIGTLKAVQDSHLDQVLVEFTCKDPQPSLPTEWALCGQREDRLEVLKASTFALVIAPGDGQLVASAGCGMRLFEALEVGAIPVALGDHSRLPYHQFIRWSEAVIIVPKPRVTELHFLLRSLSDNDMLAMRRHGRFLWETYFSTSENVLSTILASIRTSIQVPAAPIKEEPAHEIPHKAGKLAGTDANLADNGDLDLGPVETEPPYASPRFLRNFTYTAADTYRAWNRAPGPFHLFPHTPLDPVLPSEAKFLGSGTGFRPIGGGTGGSGKEFQAALGGNVPREQFTVVMLTYEREEVLMNSLERLNGLPYLNKVVVVWNSPKPPSDDLLWPDIGLPIVVVRTEKNSLNNRFLPWDAVETEAILSIDDDAHLRHDEIMFGFRVWREARDRIVGFPGRYHAWDVNHQSWLYNSNYSCELSMVLTGAAFFHKYYAYLYSYVMPQAIRDMVDEYINCEDIAMNFLVSHITRKPPIKVTSRWTFRCPGCPQALSHDDSHFHERHKCINFFVKVYGYMPLLYTQFRVDSVLFKTRLPHDKTKCFKFI, from the exons ATGCAGCGCAACGGTGGCGGGGTGGGCGCTGGAGGTCAGCCATGGGTGTTGCGGCGTGTGCGCCTCACGTGGCTCAGTTTCATGCTCTTCTTCATCCTGGTCTTCTTCCCACTCATTGCCCACTACTACCTCACTACCATTGACGAGGCCGGAGGTCCCGAAAAGCGCATCTTCGGGCCCCGGCCCGGCGGCGAACTGTGCGAAGCCAAACACGTGCAGGATCTCTGCCGCATTCGCGAGTCAGTCagcgaggagctgctgcagctggaggccAAGAGGCAGGAGCTCAACGGGGAGATTGCGCGACTCAACTTGCGCATCGAGGCCTGCAAACGCAGCATCGACAGTGCCAAGCaggatctgctgcagctgaagaatGTCATCAGCCAGACAGAGCATTCTTATAAAGAGCTAATGGCGCAGAACCAGCCCAAGCTGTCGCTGCCTGTACGGTTGCTTCCAGACAAGGAAGACCCAGGACTGCCACCACCCAAGTCTACTCGCTCCTGCCGCCTGCGGTCCTGCTTCAACTATGGCCGCTGCCCTCTAACGTCTGGGTTTCCTGTGTACGTTTACGACTCAGGCTCGTATCCATGGGGGGACTATCTTGACCCACTGGTGAAGCAGGCTTTTGCTGCGTCAGTTAAGAGCAACATTTATGTAACTGATAACCCCAGCATTGCCTGTCTATATTTGGTACTGGTAGGGGAGCTACAGGAGTTGTCCTCACCACAACCATCTCCCGCAGAGCTTGAAAAGCAACTTAAAGCTCTCCCTTACTGGAGATCTGATGGACACAACCACGTCCTTGTGCATCTCTCCAGAAAGTCCATGACGCAGAACTTCCTGTATAATGTGAGCGCAGGACGAGCAGCAGTTGCTCAGTCCACCTTCTTGGAGCAGCAGTACCGTGAGGGCTTTGACTTGGTCGTGTCCCCGCTGGTTCATGCTCTCTCAGAACCAAACTTTTTGGAAGTGCCCCCTCAAGTTCCAGTCAAGAGGAAATACCTCTTCACCTTCCagggggagagggtggagtcTCTGAGGAGCAGCCTACAGGAGGCGCCCCCTCAGTCTTTCGAagaggagatggaaggagacCCACCAGCCGACTACGATGATCGCATCATTGGTACTTTAAAGGCAGTGCAGGACAGCCACTTGGATCAGGTGCTGGTGGAGTTCACCTGCAAGGATCCTCAGCCGAGTTTGCCGACTGAGTGGGCTCTTtgtggacagagggaggacaggcTGGAGGTGCTCAAGGCTTCTACTTTTGCCCTGGTGATTGCCCCAGGGGATGGGCAGCTGGTGGCCTCAGCAGGATGTGGAATGAGGCTGTTTGAGGCCCTCGAGGTAGGGGCCATCCCAGTTGCTTTGGGGGATCACTCCAGACTACCTTACCACCAGTTTATCCGCTGGAGTGAAGCTGTCATTATAGTTCCCAAGCCTCGTGTGACAGAGCTACACTTCCTGTTGCGCAGCTTATCAGACAATGACATGTTAGCTATGAGGCGGCATGGTCGCTTCCTCTGGGAGACCTACTTCTCCACCTCAGAGAATGTTCTCAGCACCATCCTGGCCAGCATCAGAACCAGCATCCAGGTGCCTGCTGCACCCATCAAAGAGGAGCCCGCCCACGAGATTCCTCACAAAGCCGGGAAACTGGCTGGAACTGACGCCAACCTGGCCGACAACGGCGATCTGGATTTGGGTCCCGTCGAGACGGAGCCCCCCTATGCTTCTCCACGCTTTCTCCGCAACTTCACATACACCGCTGCAGACACCTATAGAGCGTGGAACCGGGCCCCGGGGCCCTTCCATCTGTTTCCTCACACTCCCCTAGACCCCGTGTTGCCCTCTGAGGCCAAATTCCTTGGCTCCGGTACTGGTTTCAGGCCTATAGGTGGAGGTACGGGAGGCTCAGGAAAGGAGTTTCAGGCAGCTTTAGGAGGGAACGTGCCACGGGAACAGTTCACCGTGGTGATGCTGACgtatgagagagaggaggtgctgATGAACTCTTTGGAGCGGTTGAACGGACTGCCGTACCTCAACAAGGTAGTGGTGGTGTGGAACTCACCCAAGCCTCCTTCTGATGACCTCTTGTGGCCCGACATCGGCCTGCCCATTGTG GTTGTCCGCACGGAGAAAAACAGCCTCAACAACCGCTTCCTTCCCTGGGACGCCGTGGAAACCGAGGCCATTCTGTCGATCGACGACGACGCTCACCTCCGCCACGACGAGATCATGTTCGGGTTCAG GGTGTGGCGTGAGGCCAGGGACCGCATTGTGGGTTTCCCTGGGAGGTATCACGCGTGGGACGTCAACCATCAGTCGTGGCTCTACAACTCCAACTACTCCTGTGAGCTCTCCATGGTCCTGACAGGAGCCGCTTTCTTCCATAAG TACTACGCCTATCTGTACTCCTACGTGATGCCCCAGGCCATCAGGGACATGGTGGACGAGTACATCAACTGCGAGGACATCGCCATGAACTTCCTGGTGTCCCACATCACCCGTAAACCACCCATCAAG GTAACGTCGCGCTGGACCTTCCGCTGCCCCGGCTGCCCGCAGGCCCTCTCGCACGACGACTCTCATTTCCACGAGCGCCACAAGTGCATCAACTTCTTCGTCAAGGTGTACGGCTACATGCCGCTGCTGTACACCCAGTTCCGCGTGGACTCGGTGCTGTTTAAGACTCGTCTGCCCCACGACAAGACCAAGTGCTTCAAGTTCATCTAG